A genomic window from Silene latifolia isolate original U9 population chromosome 11, ASM4854445v1, whole genome shotgun sequence includes:
- the LOC141611114 gene encoding uncharacterized protein LOC141611114, which yields MDLSNTLSLVQVILGAIQTLLQMHSVCSISYYKSQLDDLQNTVQTIRAVLEDADAKQDLLSSQEKNYIQELKDAVYNADDVLDEFLTLAKQNQLKGNKANGSARIKIGGTEIIASVKAELGRPSSS from the exons ATGGATCTGTCAAATACGTTGTCTTTAGTTCAAGTTATACTTGGTGCTATCCAAACTTTGCTTCAGATGCACTCAGTGTGCTCTATTTCTTACTACAAATCCCAGCTTGATGATCTCCAAAATACTGTCCAAACCATCAGAGCTGTTCTTGAGGATGCTGATGCCAAGCAGGACTTGCTCAGCAGCCAGGAGAAGAATTACATTCAAGAGCTCAAAGATGCTGTTTACAATGCCGATGATGTGTTAGATGAGTTCCTTACCCTTGCCAAGCAGAATCAACTCAAAGGCAACAAG GCAAACGGGTCGGCTAGAATCAAGATAGGGGGAACTGAAATAATTGCAAGTGTGAAG GCTGAACTTGGTAGACCTAGTTCTTCTTGA